One part of the Polyangiaceae bacterium genome encodes these proteins:
- a CDS encoding FprA family A-type flavoprotein: MSTVLFESEGHKNVLLPVFDQGEAVPANQHVVVHGKEGMILDPGGHKVYSRVLSDTTSVLKGAELKYILLSHQDPDIVAATNGWLMTTDATAFTPSVWKRFIPHFGLDRLVIDRLTGVPDGGMRFELGGQELLILPAHFLHSCGNIQLYDPVSKILYTGDLGASLGQDYDVVTNFDAHLEFMQGFHERYMACNAAMRLWANMVKGLDIEMIAPQHGARFPGKELVGRFVAWAEELRCGVDLMAKTISIPGGN; this comes from the coding sequence ATGAGTACGGTCTTATTCGAGAGCGAAGGACACAAGAACGTCCTACTGCCAGTGTTCGATCAAGGCGAAGCGGTGCCCGCGAACCAACATGTGGTGGTTCACGGTAAGGAGGGGATGATCCTCGATCCAGGCGGCCACAAGGTTTACTCCCGCGTACTCTCCGACACCACGTCGGTGCTCAAGGGCGCGGAGTTGAAGTACATCCTGCTCTCTCATCAGGACCCCGACATCGTGGCCGCGACGAACGGGTGGCTGATGACGACGGACGCGACCGCTTTCACGCCCTCGGTGTGGAAGCGCTTCATTCCGCACTTTGGCCTCGACCGTCTGGTGATCGACCGACTGACGGGGGTCCCGGATGGTGGCATGCGCTTCGAGCTCGGTGGCCAGGAGCTGTTGATCCTACCTGCGCACTTCCTGCATTCTTGCGGAAACATTCAACTCTACGATCCAGTCTCGAAGATCCTGTACACGGGCGACCTCGGCGCGTCCCTGGGACAGGACTACGATGTGGTGACCAACTTCGATGCTCACCTCGAGTTCATGCAGGGCTTCCACGAGCGCTACATGGCCTGCAACGCTGCCATGCGACTCTGGGCGAATATGGTCAAGGGGCTCGACATTGAGATGATCGCGCCACAACACGGCGCTCGGTTCCCGGGCAAAGAGCTGGTCGGTCGCTTCGTCGCCTGGGCAGAAGAGCTCAGGTGTGGCGTGGACCTCATGGCGAAGACGATATCAATTCCAGGGGGAAACTAA
- a CDS encoding AAA family ATPase has product MSRRISIVSQKGGVGKTTVALNLALALAERGRRTLLVDLDPQGGIGHALSRGDTELVGLADLLMGQIQPEEAILPTKVPRLSLFPRGRLDPTDVCDFELALASTGVLDSTLAKVEQGFEITILDNPSGLGLITRAALTLADFALIPFQAQPLALRSTSQVLRVIDRVRGGENPKLQLLGILPTMVERDNDASHAVMMDIWSSFEAVTDTTIPRANVFADASLRGLPVGFLSGPVSPEARRFEVLASEVESLMDQLTPMEKQDVVRPERALL; this is encoded by the coding sequence ATGTCACGTAGAATCTCAATAGTCAGTCAGAAGGGCGGCGTTGGAAAGACGACCGTCGCCCTAAACCTGGCGCTCGCGCTGGCTGAGCGTGGACGTCGCACACTGCTCGTGGACCTGGACCCGCAAGGAGGTATTGGTCACGCGCTGTCTCGAGGCGATACGGAGCTCGTCGGTCTGGCGGACCTCCTGATGGGGCAAATTCAGCCAGAAGAGGCGATCTTGCCGACCAAAGTGCCTCGCCTTTCGCTGTTTCCGCGAGGTAGACTCGACCCGACGGATGTCTGTGACTTCGAGCTAGCACTCGCGTCAACCGGTGTACTTGACTCGACATTGGCGAAGGTCGAGCAGGGATTCGAGATAACCATCCTAGACAACCCGTCTGGGCTAGGTCTGATCACGCGCGCTGCGCTCACGCTCGCCGATTTCGCGCTCATCCCGTTTCAAGCGCAACCCCTAGCGCTCCGCTCGACGTCTCAGGTGTTGAGAGTGATCGACCGCGTACGCGGCGGTGAGAACCCCAAGCTTCAGCTCCTGGGGATCTTGCCCACGATGGTCGAGCGCGACAATGACGCCTCCCACGCTGTGATGATGGATATCTGGAGCAGCTTCGAAGCTGTCACTGACACCACTATTCCGCGCGCAAACGTGTTCGCCGATGCGAGCTTGCGTGGACTACCGGTCGGGTTCCTGTCGGGACCCGTTTCACCCGAAGCCCGTCGCTTCGAAGTGTTGGCTTCCGAAGTGGAAAGCCTGATGGACCAGCTCACCCCAATGGAGAAGCAAGATGTCGTACGACCAGAGCGTGCCCTCCTCTGA